The proteins below are encoded in one region of Methanomassiliicoccus luminyensis B10:
- a CDS encoding methanogenesis marker 7 protein, producing the protein MYEVLMYDGGVYRVNELYELIEDIGGFVIQKNQVQVQILVTMAIPEEERPAIEAKTVELGGKLVNVPLAGTEIAVVAPTLGRHHMPHPTCDIAEQLRRLGAITVVMGLARGKGRKTAQISAEEKAVIEEYDAAVFVLGNFKDCILEHKVRLFEDIHIPVAVMCGPQIDQLPNCESLVCGVGRKVERMRREEEITKLDEIADAVDHMVRDRRRELDEDPLFVHPAEVKDRISELEPVQASLRPAPVVLHLDGLRVKIPYEQYKNQLAAVEVYGHRLGDIATISSSRLGGSTLIKIWSRAEVEAMDARKKASPAKATS; encoded by the coding sequence ATGTACGAAGTGCTGATGTACGACGGGGGCGTTTACCGGGTCAACGAGCTGTACGAGCTGATAGAGGACATCGGCGGCTTTGTCATCCAGAAGAACCAGGTGCAGGTGCAGATCCTCGTTACCATGGCCATCCCCGAGGAGGAGCGCCCTGCCATCGAGGCCAAGACCGTGGAGCTTGGAGGCAAGCTCGTCAACGTGCCCCTGGCGGGAACGGAGATAGCGGTGGTCGCCCCCACCCTGGGCCGGCATCACATGCCCCACCCCACCTGCGACATCGCCGAACAGCTCCGGCGGCTCGGCGCGATCACCGTGGTCATGGGCCTGGCCCGCGGAAAGGGACGGAAGACCGCGCAGATCTCCGCCGAGGAGAAGGCGGTCATCGAGGAGTACGACGCCGCCGTGTTCGTGCTCGGCAACTTCAAGGACTGCATACTGGAGCACAAGGTGAGGTTGTTCGAGGACATCCACATCCCCGTCGCGGTCATGTGCGGGCCTCAGATCGACCAGCTGCCCAACTGCGAGTCCCTGGTGTGCGGGGTCGGACGCAAGGTCGAGAGGATGAGGCGGGAGGAGGAGATCACCAAGCTCGACGAGATCGCCGACGCGGTGGACCACATGGTCCGGGACCGGCGCAGGGAGCTGGACGAGGATCCCCTGTTCGTGCACCCCGCCGAGGTCAAGGACCGCATCTCTGAGCTGGAGCCGGTGCAGGCGAGCTTGCGCCCGGCCCCGGTGGTGCTGCACCTGGACGGGCTGAGGGTGAAGATACCGTACGAGCAGTACAAGAACCAGCTGGCCGCGGTGGAGGTCTACGGCCATCGGCTGGGGGACATCGCCACCATCAGCAGCTCGCGCCTGGGCGGCAGCACCCTTATCAAG
- the mmp3 gene encoding methyl-coenzyme M reductase-associated protein Mmp3 translates to MLLRLNGREVDTGTKSGLSDIIEGEPYAPGTLVAVTRSTSSMKKETSEFEIVTPRGSFIVRLNGSEFAKAWRDLLPQIKESGVRWRTTKVLAVGAFPSSVEVERGHHAYSEYDCFLALGGYDSSTTYMMIARADHVGAYGVKGGRFGKVTRGRYVLDLVQEGDNILDIRPVVLEMSAKDSFATSDMELKLEEGMSVDTYVGVDLEKRSPVSCEQFLVIAGDGVLTITDYTPTYSANSSRTDVTLINEYSEVREEGDVTVRHEGPGTGRLYFYRKRRQLSQAHNLVGKVTNGLELLRLAQAGSKVTLVSVPSRLMVIGMTQKEAQGFLESRGMRQKRTGLQGDDARVVEQEPELTMEMREGSEVETFGVKAEKISVLELNETSPKTVRYFRKMTGLDHKPVGTMKVFFTYQDMPMITFEGNAKEAAVLLPEKSFDPDSPRGQIGITNMSRPNRGAIGIRLEVSEEFGPTGEERYGTNIAGRMISDLPLLMEGIKDGDIVYVREARPGEKAVAPPPEEVPKKIIPEEVAEIAAGEFQSHAPPPTPFGAPPEREELAGREEPAEPEKKPKPRAKRAAPRKSAAKPKKATEPKKTTGGRPRTKRPKQG, encoded by the coding sequence ATGTTGCTCAGACTGAACGGACGCGAGGTGGACACTGGGACCAAGAGCGGATTGTCCGATATTATTGAAGGAGAGCCGTACGCGCCCGGAACGCTGGTGGCTGTTACACGGTCCACCAGCTCGATGAAGAAGGAGACCAGCGAGTTCGAGATCGTCACCCCCCGGGGCTCGTTCATAGTCCGCCTGAACGGTTCAGAGTTCGCCAAGGCCTGGAGGGACCTTCTTCCCCAGATCAAGGAAAGCGGGGTGAGGTGGCGCACCACCAAGGTGCTGGCGGTGGGGGCGTTCCCCTCGTCGGTGGAAGTAGAGCGGGGCCATCACGCCTACTCCGAGTACGACTGCTTCCTGGCACTGGGCGGGTACGACAGCTCCACCACCTACATGATGATCGCCCGTGCCGACCACGTCGGCGCCTACGGCGTGAAGGGGGGCAGGTTCGGCAAGGTCACCCGGGGAAGGTACGTCCTGGACCTGGTGCAGGAAGGGGACAATATACTGGACATCCGGCCGGTGGTGTTGGAGATGTCGGCGAAGGACTCCTTCGCCACCTCCGACATGGAGCTGAAGCTGGAAGAGGGGATGTCTGTCGACACCTACGTCGGCGTGGACCTGGAGAAGCGCTCCCCGGTCAGCTGCGAGCAGTTCCTGGTCATCGCCGGGGACGGCGTGCTGACCATAACGGACTACACCCCCACGTACTCGGCCAATTCCAGCCGCACCGATGTCACGCTGATCAACGAGTACTCCGAGGTGCGGGAGGAGGGGGATGTCACGGTACGGCACGAGGGACCCGGCACCGGCCGCCTGTACTTCTACCGCAAGAGGAGGCAGCTGTCCCAGGCGCACAACCTCGTGGGCAAGGTCACCAACGGCCTGGAGCTGCTGAGGCTGGCCCAGGCCGGGTCCAAGGTCACTCTGGTCTCTGTTCCGTCCAGGCTCATGGTCATCGGCATGACCCAGAAAGAGGCCCAGGGGTTCCTGGAGTCCAGGGGGATGCGGCAGAAGAGGACTGGGCTGCAGGGCGACGATGCCAGGGTGGTAGAGCAGGAGCCCGAGCTGACCATGGAGATGCGCGAGGGCAGCGAGGTGGAAACGTTCGGCGTCAAGGCGGAGAAGATATCCGTGCTGGAGCTGAACGAGACCTCGCCCAAGACGGTACGCTATTTCCGCAAGATGACCGGCCTAGACCACAAGCCGGTGGGCACCATGAAGGTGTTCTTCACCTACCAGGACATGCCCATGATCACCTTCGAGGGCAATGCCAAGGAGGCCGCGGTGCTGCTGCCGGAGAAGAGTTTTGACCCCGATTCCCCGAGGGGGCAGATCGGCATAACCAACATGTCCCGCCCCAACAGGGGGGCCATCGGCATAAGGCTGGAGGTGAGCGAGGAGTTCGGCCCCACCGGCGAGGAGCGCTACGGGACCAACATCGCGGGGAGGATGATCTCGGACCTCCCCCTCCTCATGGAGGGCATAAAGGACGGGGACATCGTGTATGTGCGGGAGGCCCGTCCGGGCGAGAAGGCAGTGGCCCCGCCGCCCGAGGAAGTGCCGAAGAAGATCATCCCGGAGGAGGTAGCGGAGATCGCGGCTGGGGAGTTCCAGTCCCACGCCCCCCCGCCCACACCGTTCGGCGCCCCTCCCGAGAGAGAGGAGCTGGCCGGCCGGGAGGAGCCGGCGGAGCCGGAGAAGAAGCCCAAGCCCAGGGCCAAGAGGGCCGCGCCGAGGAAGTCGGCGGCAAAGCCTAAGAAGGCGACCGAACCAAAGAAGACCACGGGGGGACGGCCACGGACCAAGAGACCGAAACAAGGATGA
- a CDS encoding methanogenesis marker 5 protein, which translates to MTKVFIVPPNSLILYDLVERFGHEPLSIMGEMRERVTKPEMDSPPLNVTQEEIKKGLKYAGIEVPSGVRGRLALWGPLIDQASAAIIMHDMPYTFGCVGCHRTNLMLIYMVRKKKIPVLEVHYPKDEEEAKVMVTRVKTFLEGLK; encoded by the coding sequence ATGACAAAGGTCTTCATTGTCCCGCCCAACAGCCTTATATTGTACGATCTGGTGGAACGCTTCGGGCACGAGCCTCTCTCCATAATGGGAGAGATGCGGGAGCGTGTCACCAAGCCGGAGATGGACTCCCCTCCGCTCAACGTTACTCAGGAGGAGATCAAGAAGGGCCTGAAGTACGCCGGCATCGAGGTGCCTTCAGGGGTCCGCGGGCGCCTGGCGCTGTGGGGCCCCCTGATCGATCAGGCCAGCGCGGCCATCATTATGCATGACATGCCCTATACCTTTGGCTGTGTCGGGTGCCATCGGACCAACCTCATGCTCATTTACATGGTCCGGAAGAAGAAGATCCCCGTCCTGGAGGTCCACTATCCCAAGGACGAGGAGGAGGCCAAGGTCATGGTCACCCGGGTCAAGACGTTCCTGGAGGGATTGAAGTGA
- a CDS encoding methanogenesis marker 17 protein, with translation MSRQDEGFAYQNFDAIFRSTMADLGVSRMVQAFKILADPEAPYFLISMKLGKPRAAIRIPDMSTLDDNTRGTMITITDEEWAPALLTKLWQRYGRDGVEQLTRFELLVKNVKVSELEKIELDPGEELRTKLLDAVWRVFPEGFKVRHNLVDDKVLTIIGTEHDMKQEWIDIATKVHEEMHHAEAE, from the coding sequence ATGAGCCGGCAGGACGAAGGCTTCGCGTACCAGAACTTCGACGCCATATTCAGGTCCACCATGGCCGACCTGGGGGTCAGCCGCATGGTGCAGGCGTTCAAGATACTGGCCGACCCCGAAGCGCCGTACTTCCTCATCTCCATGAAGCTGGGCAAGCCCCGAGCGGCCATCAGGATCCCTGACATGTCCACCCTGGACGACAACACCAGGGGCACCATGATCACCATCACCGACGAGGAGTGGGCGCCGGCCCTGCTGACCAAGCTGTGGCAGAGGTACGGGCGGGACGGAGTGGAGCAGCTCACCCGGTTCGAGCTCCTGGTGAAGAACGTCAAGGTCTCCGAGCTCGAGAAGATCGAGCTCGACCCCGGCGAGGAGCTGAGGACAAAGCTGCTGGATGCAGTATGGAGGGTGTTCCCGGAGGGCTTCAAGGTCCGCCACAACCTGGTGGACGACAAGGTTCTGACCATAATAGGGACGGAGCACGACATGAAGCAGGAATGGATCGACATAGCGACCAAGGTCCACGAGGAGATGCATCACGCGGAGGCGGAGTGA
- a CDS encoding methanogenesis marker 15 protein, producing MTIKIAQLSCGTEYSGIQSEIERAASTVGGKMVYPDVAFDDIDVAVDEFGFAPASPQLRMMIARAKELADGHYDADAVFIATCFRCAEGALVRNEVRRYIQEHTRLPVVTYSFTERLKAAQLLTRMEALVTIVEKKELLARERQVGLTAGIDSGSSTTKAMILRDNKIIGKSWTPTGEVMGTAQEVLDKALAEAGVKQSELEGIGVTGYGRFLIGKKLNAKLVQEELTTNAKGAVWLADRQRGEATIIDIGGMDNKAITVRDGIPDNFTMGGICAGASGRFLEMVSKRLRVEIENLGSLADKGDWKKVNMNSYCSVFGIQDLVTSLAAGNTIEDVAAAACHSVAEQVYEQQLQEIDVRQPVIQVGGTSLISGLVTAVGDMLGGKPIIPHDSQYIGAAGAALLASGFLEGM from the coding sequence GTGACGATAAAGATCGCGCAGCTGTCCTGCGGGACGGAGTACTCCGGCATACAGTCGGAGATAGAGAGGGCCGCCTCCACGGTGGGAGGGAAGATGGTCTACCCTGATGTCGCCTTCGACGACATCGACGTGGCGGTGGACGAGTTCGGCTTCGCGCCGGCGTCCCCCCAGCTGAGGATGATGATCGCCCGGGCCAAAGAGCTGGCCGACGGGCACTATGATGCGGACGCGGTGTTCATCGCCACCTGCTTCCGGTGCGCCGAGGGAGCGCTGGTGAGGAACGAGGTCCGGAGGTACATCCAGGAGCATACCCGGCTTCCGGTGGTGACATACTCCTTCACCGAGCGCCTGAAGGCGGCGCAGCTGCTGACGAGGATGGAGGCCCTGGTCACCATCGTGGAGAAGAAGGAGCTGCTGGCCCGGGAGCGCCAGGTCGGCCTCACCGCCGGGATCGACTCGGGATCATCGACCACCAAGGCCATGATCCTGAGGGATAACAAGATCATCGGCAAGTCCTGGACCCCCACTGGGGAGGTCATGGGGACCGCCCAGGAGGTGCTCGACAAGGCACTGGCCGAGGCTGGCGTCAAGCAGAGCGAGCTTGAGGGCATCGGGGTCACCGGCTACGGCCGCTTCCTCATCGGCAAGAAGCTCAACGCCAAGCTGGTGCAGGAGGAGCTGACCACCAACGCCAAGGGAGCGGTGTGGCTCGCGGACCGCCAGAGGGGGGAAGCGACCATCATCGACATCGGGGGGATGGATAACAAAGCCATCACCGTGCGGGACGGCATCCCCGACAACTTCACCATGGGCGGCATCTGCGCCGGCGCCTCCGGCAGGTTCCTGGAGATGGTGTCCAAGAGGCTGAGGGTGGAGATCGAGAACCTGGGGTCCCTGGCCGACAAGGGGGACTGGAAGAAGGTCAACATGAACTCCTACTGCTCGGTGTTCGGCATACAGGACCTCGTGACCTCGCTGGCCGCGGGCAACACCATCGAGGACGTGGCCGCGGCGGCCTGCCACTCCGTGGCCGAGCAGGTGTACGAGCAGCAACTGCAGGAGATCGATGTCCGGCAGCCCGTGATACAGGTGGGCGGGACGTCCCTCATCAGCGGCCTGGTGACCGCGGTGGGCGACATGCTGGGAGGCAAGCCCATCATACCGCACGACTCGCAGTACATCGGAGCGGCCGGAGCGGCCCTGCTGGCCTCGGGGTTCCTTGAGGGAATGTGA
- a CDS encoding methanogenesis marker 6 protein — MIVIAPTSELTPDQVARFIHALGFEINVKETCYGANIEGPREDVRKVLQEVRKLDPNRIYSKIRAFPIGDERRCRAHHGSRPGFPQLEKEWKDLSLIDKGLCAAEKGEKCEEKPPPKKLPVKELQKIVDEVCCK; from the coding sequence ATGATCGTCATCGCACCCACCTCCGAGCTGACGCCGGACCAGGTGGCCAGGTTCATTCATGCGCTGGGATTCGAGATCAATGTCAAGGAGACCTGCTACGGGGCCAACATCGAAGGTCCCCGAGAGGATGTCCGCAAGGTGCTGCAGGAGGTGAGGAAGCTCGATCCCAACCGCATCTACTCCAAGATCAGGGCCTTCCCTATCGGCGACGAGAGGAGGTGCCGCGCCCACCACGGGTCGAGGCCCGGCTTCCCCCAGCTGGAGAAGGAGTGGAAGGACCTTTCCCTTATCGACAAGGGGCTGTGCGCCGCTGAGAAGGGAGAGAAGTGCGAGGAGAAGCCCCCGCCCAAGAAGCTTCCGGTCAAGGAGCTGCAGAAGATAGTCGACGAGGTGTGCTGCAAATGA